TGGACAACATGGACTCCATCGGCCCGACACTGTGGATCTCTCCTTTCATTCTCACCGCTGCCTCCCTCGCGTTCGGTATGTATCCCGCACCGCTGTCAACAGCTTTCAACGACTACTTGAACGTGCGTTTTTCCGCCGTCGAAGGCGCAGACCTAGCGCTGTGGCACGGCTTTACTTTGCCCCTGCTGCTAACTGCGGTGGTCGTCGGCTTAGGCTCCATCATGTTCTGGCAGCGCAAAGTGGTGGCCAAGGCCCAATTCGACCCACCGGCCCTCGGCAGCGCCGACGCCGTGTGGGACACTCTGCTGGCAAGGCTTCGCACCTGGTCTTTGCGCTTGACTGCCTCCACCCAGCGCGGCTCCCTGACTATCAACTTGGGCATGATCTTCTTCGTCCTCATGGTTGTGCCGCTGGCCAGCCTCGTCCTGGGCCAATCCAATGCGATCCGGATGATCGTGTGGGACAGCCCCATCCAAGGGGTTGTGGTGGCCTTCATGCTTTTGATGGCCGTGGCCGCCACGCTGCAGCGCAACCGCCTCTCGGCGGTGATCATGGTGGGTCTGACCGGCTACTCCATGGCGCTGATCTTCTCCCTGCACGGCGCCCCAGATCTGGCTTTGACACAGGTGCTTGTGGAGACAATCTCCATGGTTGTATTCATGCTCGTGCTGCGCAAGATGCCCACCGAGATCGAAGCCCGCGACACCGACAACCGCCTGCGCGCGTGGTTGGCCATCGGCACGGGTGTCTCCGTGGTCGTCGTCGCCATGACTGCCATCTCCGCCCGTGTCGACGAGCCTATTTCCACCGCTATGCCGGACCTGGCCTACGACATCGGCCATGGCGCTAACACCGTCAATGTGTTGCTCGTTGACCTGCGCGCCATGGACACCCTGGGGGAGATCTCCGTTTTGGTCATCGCCGCCACCGGCGTGGCCAGCCTAATTTTCGGCACTGGCTCCTTCGACCGCCGCTCGCACCGGCCAGTGCTGCTTACCGACAAACCACGCTGGCACGCCGCCACCGTCGATTCGGAAACAGCACAAAACCGCTCAATCATGGTCGACGTGTCCACCCGGCTGCTCTTTCCGGCGATGCTGCTGTTGTCGCTGTACTTCTTCTTCAGCGGCCACAACGCTCCGGGTGGCGGCTTCGCCGGCGGGCTCGTCGCTGGGCTGGCACTGGCCTTGCGCTACCTGGCTGGCGGTCGCCGCGAAATTGAGGCGGCTTTGCCGATCGACCCGGCGAAGCTGCTTGGCAGTGGCCTCATCCTCTCCGCAGTGGTGGCGCTAACCCCCATGCTTTGGGGCTACCCGCCGCTGACCACTGGTTTCATCGAACCTGTCCTGCCGCTCATCGGCACGGTGGCGGTGACCTCGGCGTTGGCTTTCGACGCCGGCGTTTACCTCATCGTGGTGGGCCTGACCATGCATATTCTTACCTCTATGGGTGCCCACCTCGACCACGAGGAGGAAACCCGCAAGGAACGCGCCCGGCAGCGCGCCCTCCAACTGCAGAAGAAAAACCGCTTGCGCCGCGAAGAACAAACGCGGCGCCGCCACGAGCGTGCGGCCCGGCGCGAAGCTGCCGCCCGCTCAGGCTCCGCCGCGGTCAGCGCCATCTCGACGCATGTACCGCGGGGGCCCGGCGCCGGGCCGGGTTCGAGTGCCGGGCCGGGTTCGAGCGCCGGACCGGGTTCCAGTGCCGGACCGGGTTCGAGCGCCGGATCGGGTTCGAGCGCCGGACCGGGAGCAGGTGGGGCGTCGACAAGCGAAAGGAGCGGAAGGTAAATGGAGGCCAACCTCTTTTTGCTCATCGGCTCGGGCGTGCTCATCGCCGCGGGTGTCTACCTTGTGCTCGACCGGGTGATGATGCGCATGATCCTCGGGCTGATGCTCATGGGCAACGGCGCCAACCTGCTCATCCTGCAGGCCGGCGGGCAAGCCGGCTCACCGCCGGTGCGGGGGCGCGAAAGCGTGCTGTACGGCGAGAAAATCGCTGACCCGCTCGCCCAAGGAATGATCCTGACCGCCATCGTGATCTCCATGGCAATGGTCGCGTTCATGCTGGCCTTGGCCTACCGGCAGTACCGTTACCGCACCGCCGACGTCATCGACCTCGACCAAGAAGACAAGGCCATCGCGGCGCGCCCTACCACCCCGTCGGCCGCGCCCGACCACGACGCATCCGACGACCTGCAAACCGGGCGCACCAACTCTGCCAGCGACGATTTCGGGTCCCGCAGCTTCGAGGACCCCCAAGAAGGAGGCCAAGGGTGACTGACACGATCTCCACCATGTTCTCCGCATGGGCCGCCTGGGCGCTGCCGCACGCCCACAACCTCATCCCGATGACGGTGCTTTTGCCCGCAATCGCCGCGGCTTTCATCCTCGTGACCGGCAAACGCTTGCAACTGCAACGTGCCGTGGCCTTCTTCGCCCTGTTGGCGATGGCAGCGATGTCGGCCACCCTGCTGCTCGTTGCTGATATTTACGGTATCCAAACAGTCCAGATGGGTGGTTGGGACGCACCCATCGGCATCACACTGGTCGCCGACCGTCTATCTACGGTCATGTTGCTAGTGTCATCCATCGTGTTGTTCGCCGTCATGTGGTTCGGCATTTCGCAGGGGCTTCGCGACGGCGACGACGATGATCCCGTTGCCGTTTTCCTGCCCACCTACATGCTGCTGTCCATGGGGGTCAACCTCGCCTTTCTTGCCGGTGACCTGTTTAACCTCTACGTCGGCTTTGAAATTTTCCTGGTGGCGTCTTATATCCTGCTCACCTTGGGTGCTTCCCCGGCGCGGGTGCGCTCCGGTATTTCCTACGTGATGGTTTCCATGGCTTCCTCCTTGGTGTTTCTTTTCGCTTTGGCCACTGTGTATGCCTCTGTGGGCACGGTCAACATGGCTCAGGCAGGCATGCGCATGGAGTCGATCCCGGAGGGCACACGCTCGGCGATCTTCGCCACGTTGCTTGTCGCTTTTGGCATCAAAGCTGCGGTCTTTCCTCTCGACGCCTGGCTTCCCGACTCCTACCCCACCGCCGCCTCCCTTGTCACTGCCGTCTTCGCCGGCCTTTTGACCAAGGTAGGCATTTATTCCATCATCCGGATGCGCTCGACCGTGTTTACCGATGGCTCCCTCGACACCATGCTGATGTGGGTGGCTCTTGCCACCATGATCGTGGGTATCATGGGTGCCCTTGCCCAAAATGACATCAAACGCCTGCTGTCTTTTACCCTGGTCAGCCATATTGGGTATATGCTTTTCGGCGTCGCCCTCGGCACTGTCCAAGGGCTTTCCGGCGCGATCTTTTATGCCGTACACCACGTTTTGGTGCAGACATCTCTGTTTTTGGTCGTGGGCCTGATTGAGCGTCAGGTGGGTACTTCCCAGTTGCGCCGTCTTGGCTCTTTGCTCTACACCGCCCCCTTGATCGCGCTGCTTTACATGATTCCCGCGCTGAACCTCGGTGGTATCCCGCCGTTTTCCGGCTTCCTCGGCAAAATTATGCTCATTGAGGCTGGCGCCAATGAAGGTTCGTGGTTGTCGTGGGTGCTCATCGCCGGCGCGGTCGTGACTTCGCTGCTCACCTTGTACGTGATGGTGATTGTGTGGTCGAAGGGCTTCTTGCGCGACCGCGCCGACGCCCCCGAAGGCGATGTGGTCATCGCGCGCCCTTCGGCCCTGTCCGATGTTAAAGAAACGGTTTCCGCCGAGGAACGCGGCGACGTCGGACGGATGCCTTTCGGCATGTTTGCCTCCACCGCCACGCTAGTTGCCGCCTCGCTCGCCATTACGGTGCTCGCAGGCCCCATGGCCGCGGTGACAGACCGCGCCGCGGACTCCACCAGCGACCGTTCCATCTACAGAAAAGCCGTGCTTGGCGACGCCCCCCAAGACCCTCCGACCCGACGACTTGACCGCCCCGCCCCACACGCCGGCGCTAACTCCCGCGACGCCATCGCCAACCGCACCGAACGCACTGAAGGAGGTGCGCGCTAGTCATGCAAGGCCTCATCAACCGCCTCCACCCCTGGTTCGTTTTCTGGTTGACCTGCATGTGGATCCTCCTCCAAGGAGAACTCACCTGGGGAAACCTCATCGCGGGTCTTCTTTTGTCCACCGCAGTTGTTGTTGTTTTGCCTCTGCCCCGACTGCCGATTGGCGACACTAAAATTCACTACCCGCGCCTGGTGTTGTTCATTTTGTGCTGGCTCGGCGACCTCATCCTCGCCTCCATCAAAGTCTCCTGGCTCGCGTTGCGGCCCGCTGACCCGCCGCGCAACGCCATTTTGCGTGTCCCCATGCGCGTGGCTAACGAGTTTGTCCTCTACCTGGCGACCTGCGCCTACAATTTGCAGCCGGGTGGTTCGGTCTCCGACATCGACATCGCCAACCGCGAATGGACGATCCACGTCCTCGACGCGGATACTGAAGAAGACATAGAACGCGAAATTGACAACGTGCGCAGACTGGAGCGCCAAATGATCGACATTTTTGAAAGCAGGAGGTAGCTCCACCGTGGACCCGAACCTCTACACATTCTTTCTCACCATTGCCGCCATCTTTATCATCGTCGGGTTTTTCATCCTGAGCTGGCGGATCATCGTCGGCCCCGACTCCATGGACCGTGTCCTTGGCAATGATGCCCTCACCGCTTCCCTCCAATGCGCCCTCGCTCTCTATATCGCTTGGACTCTTGACACGACCGCCGTTTACATGATGATGGTCATTGCCCTTTTGGGCTTCATCTCATCTCTTGCTATCGCCCGCTTCCGCAGAAGGGATGGTTCCTTGTGAACTTCCACCTCATCGCAGACATCGTCTCGTTGGTTTTCATCCTGCCCGGGGCTTTCATGGTCTTTTCCGCCGCTGTCGGATCAGTGCGCTTTAAATCCACCATGGCGCGGGTGCATGCCATCACCAAACCCCAAACCACTGGTTTGGTGCTCATGGTGATAGGAACGCTCATCCGGGTTGTTTTCCACCCCGAGTTCGGCGTCCATGAACGCGGCGACGTCGGAGTTCTTGTCCTGTTGGTCATCTTCGCCTTGATGACCAACCCTGTTACCGCACAACGTCTCGGCCGCATCGCCCGACGCGAAGGGCTCTACGGCGATGACTCAGTCCTGTCCGTCAACCAGCGGCCCAGCCAACTGCAAACGCGGCGCCTCGAACAGGATTAGGCTACACAGTCCACTCCACAAGTTCCTGGCACGAGGCATCCACCACCGGTTTCCAGTCACCATTTGCGCTATGGAGCCGGCGCATGCGGCTATACCCCGCTCCACGCTCCATGATTTCTAACACCAAATTGAGCTCATCCACGCAGCCCATATCTTTGGCAACAGGTTGGAGTACGGCGACTAGCTCCTCAAGCTCCTCCGTTACCCAACGCTCGTCTGTCTCCCGCGATGTAATAACCAAAGCCTCAAGCCCATAACGCGCCCCCCGCCATTTGTTTTCTGCCACATGCCACGGTTGTAACGACGGCAGCTTTTCGCCTGCATCAATCATGCGATCGAAATGCACCACCAGACAATGCGTCAACGCCACGACCGCGGCTAATTCTCGCAAGTTCGACGTCGCATCCGAAATACGCACCTCAACCGTGCCCCACTTCGCCGCCGGACGAACATCAAAATGCATTGAACCAGTGTGATTAATCACCCCCGACGTGCGCTGATCAACCATAAACTGCACCCACTCATCCCACGAACCGAATTGGTATGGCATCCCCGCTGTGGGCAACTGCTGGTACAACATCGTCCGGTTCGACGCATATCCCGTATCTAAGCCGTCCCACCCCGGACTTGACGCCGAGACAGCCAACAAATGCGGATACTTCGTCATCACCGCATTAATAATCGGCCACACCCGATCCTCATGCCGAACCCCGACATGACAGTGTATCCCCCACAGCAACATCTGCCGGCCCCAATACTGAGTCCGGTTAATGATCTCCTGATACGTAAACTTCGGGCTTAACGGCTGCTCACGGAAATCTGAAAACGGGTGTCCACCACCCGCCCACAATCTCAACCCTTCGCCTTCCGCAACGACGCGCACTTTGTCCAGCGAATCTTGCAAATACCTCACCGCTTCGCGAGTGTTTTCGCACACCGGTGTGACCAACTCCACGGTGTTTTGCAAAAACTCCTTCTCCAACGAAACGCCAGGAAAACGCCTCCCCACCTCATCGATGACCTCCGCGGCACGCGGCACGAGGTCACGTGTCGTCGGGTCAACAAGGCAAATCTCCCATTCCACGCCCAACGTGGGCTTCGGGGAGCGGGCGAAGTCGCGGAACGGATCCATGCGTGAAAGCTTACCGGCCAGAGCTGCTGATACTGCTTTTAGATTCTTGGGTTAGACGGTTCTTGGGTTAGACGGTTCTTGGAGGCCGCGCCGGGCAAAGATGCGCCGGGCAAAGATGCGGCGGGTAAAGATGCGGCGGGTAAAGATGCGGCGGGCTAAGCGGAAAGAAGAACTGGGGTGAAAACCCCAGTTCGCTCGTTCCCGCAAGGTTTTGCGTTTGGTTCACACGGTGCGTTAGACAACAACCGTGTTGGGTTACTTA
The Corynebacterium sp. BD556 genome window above contains:
- a CDS encoding Na+/H+ antiporter subunit A encodes the protein MLTLLAALIAATAAAPFLIRLLGRVAFALLATVPLAGFAWMAGLFYKGVFRGGGEIYASYAWMPSAHLNLEFRLDALAGLFSLIILGVGALVLLYCWGYFDSNPRRLAIFGAQLTAFTMVMYGLVLSDNFLLMYVFWELTSVLSQMLVAYYGERASARRSATQALMVTTFGGLSMLVGIILLGRQTGIWRLSEIPQFADIAATPAISTAIVLIMLGALSKSAQAPLHFWLPGAMAAPTPVSAYLHAAAMVKAGIYLVARLAPDMAEVSTWHILVISTGIFTMLLGGWMALKQHDLKLILAYGTVSQLGFITAVMGVGSREATMAGLALTFAHSMFKATLFMIVGAIDHSTGTRDIRELSGLGRREPLVTLLAVVSAASMAGLPPLFGFVAKETALDAVLHEELLVGMPGKMMLVGLLTGSILTVAYSLRFLHGAFATKGEGLSSESVDNMDSIGPTLWISPFILTAASLAFGMYPAPLSTAFNDYLNVRFSAVEGADLALWHGFTLPLLLTAVVVGLGSIMFWQRKVVAKAQFDPPALGSADAVWDTLLARLRTWSLRLTASTQRGSLTINLGMIFFVLMVVPLASLVLGQSNAIRMIVWDSPIQGVVVAFMLLMAVAATLQRNRLSAVIMVGLTGYSMALIFSLHGAPDLALTQVLVETISMVVFMLVLRKMPTEIEARDTDNRLRAWLAIGTGVSVVVVAMTAISARVDEPISTAMPDLAYDIGHGANTVNVLLVDLRAMDTLGEISVLVIAATGVASLIFGTGSFDRRSHRPVLLTDKPRWHAATVDSETAQNRSIMVDVSTRLLFPAMLLLSLYFFFSGHNAPGGGFAGGLVAGLALALRYLAGGRREIEAALPIDPAKLLGSGLILSAVVALTPMLWGYPPLTTGFIEPVLPLIGTVAVTSALAFDAGVYLIVVGLTMHILTSMGAHLDHEEETRKERARQRALQLQKKNRLRREEQTRRRHERAARREAAARSGSAAVSAISTHVPRGPGAGPGSSAGPGSSAGPGSSAGPGSSAGSGSSAGPGAGGASTSERSGR
- a CDS encoding glutamate--cysteine ligase — encoded protein: MDPFRDFARSPKPTLGVEWEICLVDPTTRDLVPRAAEVIDEVGRRFPGVSLEKEFLQNTVELVTPVCENTREAVRYLQDSLDKVRVVAEGEGLRLWAGGGHPFSDFREQPLSPKFTYQEIINRTQYWGRQMLLWGIHCHVGVRHEDRVWPIINAVMTKYPHLLAVSASSPGWDGLDTGYASNRTMLYQQLPTAGMPYQFGSWDEWVQFMVDQRTSGVINHTGSMHFDVRPAAKWGTVEVRISDATSNLRELAAVVALTHCLVVHFDRMIDAGEKLPSLQPWHVAENKWRGARYGLEALVITSRETDERWVTEELEELVAVLQPVAKDMGCVDELNLVLEIMERGAGYSRMRRLHSANGDWKPVVDASCQELVEWTV
- a CDS encoding Na+/H+ antiporter subunit E, producing the protein MQGLINRLHPWFVFWLTCMWILLQGELTWGNLIAGLLLSTAVVVVLPLPRLPIGDTKIHYPRLVLFILCWLGDLILASIKVSWLALRPADPPRNAILRVPMRVANEFVLYLATCAYNLQPGGSVSDIDIANREWTIHVLDADTEEDIEREIDNVRRLERQMIDIFESRR
- a CDS encoding monovalent cation/H(+) antiporter subunit G, producing MNFHLIADIVSLVFILPGAFMVFSAAVGSVRFKSTMARVHAITKPQTTGLVLMVIGTLIRVVFHPEFGVHERGDVGVLVLLVIFALMTNPVTAQRLGRIARREGLYGDDSVLSVNQRPSQLQTRRLEQD
- a CDS encoding Na(+)/H(+) antiporter subunit C, which translates into the protein MEANLFLLIGSGVLIAAGVYLVLDRVMMRMILGLMLMGNGANLLILQAGGQAGSPPVRGRESVLYGEKIADPLAQGMILTAIVISMAMVAFMLALAYRQYRYRTADVIDLDQEDKAIAARPTTPSAAPDHDASDDLQTGRTNSASDDFGSRSFEDPQEGGQG
- a CDS encoding Na+/H+ antiporter subunit D, whose product is MFSAWAAWALPHAHNLIPMTVLLPAIAAAFILVTGKRLQLQRAVAFFALLAMAAMSATLLLVADIYGIQTVQMGGWDAPIGITLVADRLSTVMLLVSSIVLFAVMWFGISQGLRDGDDDDPVAVFLPTYMLLSMGVNLAFLAGDLFNLYVGFEIFLVASYILLTLGASPARVRSGISYVMVSMASSLVFLFALATVYASVGTVNMAQAGMRMESIPEGTRSAIFATLLVAFGIKAAVFPLDAWLPDSYPTAASLVTAVFAGLLTKVGIYSIIRMRSTVFTDGSLDTMLMWVALATMIVGIMGALAQNDIKRLLSFTLVSHIGYMLFGVALGTVQGLSGAIFYAVHHVLVQTSLFLVVGLIERQVGTSQLRRLGSLLYTAPLIALLYMIPALNLGGIPPFSGFLGKIMLIEAGANEGSWLSWVLIAGAVVTSLLTLYVMVIVWSKGFLRDRADAPEGDVVIARPSALSDVKETVSAEERGDVGRMPFGMFASTATLVAASLAITVLAGPMAAVTDRAADSTSDRSIYRKAVLGDAPQDPPTRRLDRPAPHAGANSRDAIANRTERTEGGAR
- a CDS encoding monovalent cation/H+ antiporter complex subunit F, which produces MDPNLYTFFLTIAAIFIIVGFFILSWRIIVGPDSMDRVLGNDALTASLQCALALYIAWTLDTTAVYMMMVIALLGFISSLAIARFRRRDGSL